In Acidisarcina polymorpha, the DNA window CGTGCCAAGCCTAGAGCGATGGCATGACCGATCCCCGATGTCCCTCCGACGACGACAGCTAAGCTGCCGCTAAGATCAAATAAATTCTCAACCATCTAACCTCCCGAACAAGGAATTGCCAAAGACGAAATGAGCGGATTTTGCAGTGACTAGAATGAATATAGACGTCAAAATACATCGTCACGGCGGTTGCGCTTGGCGACGCGCAGGAATCCAGTTCTTCAGACGCCTGCAAAGCCTTGTTCTTCTACTAAGAGTTTCGAAGAGCTCGCGGTAAACTCGTGACATGACCATCCATATCGGAACATCAGGATGGGCGTACCCCAGTTGGAAGCCGGAGTTCTATCCGCCCAAGCTGGCCGCAAAAAAATTCCTGGAGTACTATGCGGCCCAGTTGAACTCGGTTGAGGTGAACTATACGTTCCGGCAGCTGCCTTCGGAGAAGATGCTTTCGGGTTGGATGGCAGCCACCGGGCCGGGCTTCACCTTTTCTTTCAAGGCTCCGCAGCGAATCACCCACTTTGCACGACTAAAGAACTGTAGGGAGGCGCTGGAGCAGTTCTACCTTGCACTTGCGCCGGTCATAGAGGCGAAGCGGCTGGGAATCGTGCTCTTTCAATTGCCGCCGAACTTCAAGGCCAATGCTGAACTGCTGGAGGAATTTTTGTCAGGGGCGCAGCGCGCTCCGCTCCGGCTGGCTTTTGAATTCCGCCACGAATCTTGGTTTCGCGACGAAATCTTCGACATCCTCAAACGGCATCAGGCCGCACTCAGCGGAGCGGAAAGCGACGAGTTAGAGTCTCCGGATGTCTTGACTGCCTCCTTTCGGTGTTATCGCCTGCGAAAATCCGACTACTCGGCAGCCGACCTGGACCGGCTGGTCACCGAAACGAAAGCGCGCGCGCGGGATGGCGATGTGTTCCTGTATTTCAAACACGAAGAGGCGCCGACCGGCGCGCTCAATGCCGTGCGTTTGCTTCGGCGAGTAGAGGAAGATTGAGAATGGCGGACCTACTGGCCTCTTCCCCGGGCATCCCCGTCGGCGCCTTTCAGCCCCGCCGGATTTTGCGCAATGGTCACGTAATGACTATTACCGGCAACTATATTCCACGACAGCACCAACTCCCGCCAGGGGAGCCATGGTTTGTTGAGGTCGAGCCTGCCTCTGAAGAAAGACGCTCGACGGTGGTGCGTTGTGACTGCGATTGGCAGGCGAAAGAGGTCCGCCGGGAGCGGCTGACCCTGGTTCTGGTGCATGGCCTCGAGGGGTCATCGCGTTCGCAATATATCTTGGGCACGGCGTCCCGCGCTTGGGCTGCCGGCTGTAATGTCGTTCGCATGAATATGCGCAGCTGCGGCGGGACTGACGAGCTTTCGCCGGGAATCTACCATTCCGGGCGCTCCGAAGATGTTGCGGCAGTCGTCGACGGGCTCGTCCGGGAACATGGCTTGCAATCGGTCGCGTTGGTCGGGTATTCGATGGGAGGCAACCTCGTCCTCAAATATACGGGTGAGGCGGGCACGGCTGCTCCTGCTCAGCTGCGAGCGGCCGTCGGTATATCGCCGCTGATGGACTTAGCCGCCTCGTCCAAAGCGTTGCACGAGCTGCGAAACCGGGTGTATGAGTGGAAATTTCTACACAACATGCTGCGCCGCTTTCGCAAGAAAGTAGCACTTTTTCCGGAGCTTTATTCCGAGGAAGGTTTAGAGCGGATCCGGTCGATGCGCGATTTCGATCAGAATGTTGTCGCCCGCTACGGCGGTTTCGCCGATGCTGACGACTACTACCAAAGCGTTGCCAGTTCCAGAGTTGCGGATCGATTTGCGGTACCAACCCTGATTATCCATGCGCTCGACGATCCGTTCATTCGGATGCTCGCGTCTACTCGCGAAACGCTACTTGGCAACGAGCTAGTCACCTTCGTCGAAACGCAGTACGGAGGGCATTGTGCCTTCCTGTCTCCCGATTCGGGCAGCGATCGACACTGGGCGGAGAAGACTTTGGTGCAATGGTTGCTCGCCTTGGACGACCCGTCCCGGGGCGACAACGCTACGGCTGTCGCTAACGAGTTGGCAAGCGGAAGACAGAGCGGGCAATGAGAACAGCCCCGGCTCCGGACCGGGGCTGTCCTCTACGCGCTTAGCACGCCTTAGCCTAGAACCAGTTCCAGAGGTATTGGTTGTAGACTTCGTGGTGATACTGGACCTCTGGAGCCTTCACGAAGGTGCCCAGAAGCCGTGGACAGCGGTCGGCGGAACCCTGCTTGAGATCGGCAAACCTGTCCTTGACGTCATCCCCGAGGATTGTCGAAACCCACTTGGACCCTCGAAAGTCTTCAAGCGCCGTGTAGATATTGTCGGGCAGATACCGATTTGCCGAACGCAGGTTCTTGATCGTCGAGATGTCGCCGTCAAGGCCGGTGCGGAACAGCGAATAGAGCGCGAGATAGGGATTGGCGTCGGGTCCCACGGAACGGACTTCGACCCGCATACTCTTCGAATTGCCGATGGGAATACGGACCATTGAACCCCGGTCAGTCGCTGAGGCCTTGATCTGATTCGGTGCTTCAAAGTGGGGATCGAGGCGCCGATAGGCGTTGACGCTCGAGTTAAGCGGGAGGCAGAGATCGCTTCCGCGGGTCAGAATGCGGTCCACAAACTCCCAGCCGAAAGCGCTGAGTTGTTCCTGGCCTTCCGCGTCCCAGAAAAGGTTGATTCCGTCCTTGGTGATCGACATGTTGGTGTGCATGCCGCTGCCGTTGACGCCGACGACCGGTTTCGGCAGGAAGGAGGCGGTAAATCCGAGGCCGGTCGCGATCTGGCGACAAAGCAGTTTGTAGAGCTGGATCTGGTCGGCGGCCGCGACTACTTCGCCATAGCTGTAGTTGATTTCAAATTGCGATGGCGCGACCTCGGGGTGGTCTTTTTCATTCTCGAAGCCGAGTGCGCGTTGCACCTCGGCGGCAGAATCGATGAACGTCCGCAATGGATCGCCAGGCAGCGAATGGTAGTAGCCGCCCGTGTTCACGTAGTCGAACCTTCCGGTCTGATGAAAATGCCGTTCCGCATCCCGTCCCGCAAAGAGAAAACCTTCGATTTCATTGGCCGCGTTAAGGGTGAATCCTTTTTCGGCGTAGAGCTTGTCGGCATACGCCCTCAGGACGCTGCGCAGATCGCCGGAGTAGGGGCCGCCCTGCTTGTCGATCACCTGACCGAAGACGAAGATCTTGCCAGACCCGAGGATGTCGGCAGGAACCCAGTAGAAGGCGCTCCAGTCGATTCCAAGCCGCAGATCGCTTTCTTTCTGCGCGGTGAACCCACGGATCGAGGAACCATCAAAGGTCAGGTTGTCATAGCTCTTCACGAGAAACTTCTTGTCGTAATCGAGCATGTGCAGGCGACCTTCCAGGTCACTAAACAGCACCGTGACCGCCTTGATGCGTTTCTCGTCAGTGAGGTACTTCAGGCGTTCTTCTTGAATTTTGTCCGCGGCAACTCGATTCTTGCGCTGCTCTTTCGCGGCCAGGTTCTTCTCTTCGAGCTCTTCATATGAGAGCGTCAGGAAATTCCGGATTTCGATCGACATGCGTCTCCTGCTGTGGTGGAGTTATGGCTTTCTTGGGAGCCATTTCTTGCCAAGTTATAGGGTAACGTGGGGGGACAAGGGAGCTGAGCGGTATAAAAAGTTCTGATGATCGGGATAGAAGATGATGATAGTTCCGACATCGTCGCGTGAACCCGCGCATTGCCCGCAAGCTTGTGTTTAGATTTCAAGGACGAGCATCTATGAGAGTCCTCAGCCTGCTTCTCCTTGTCGCCGGATGGTTCCTGGTTGTCGCCGCTATTACCCTTCTCAGGCAGGGTTTCGTTGCAGCCTTTGCCATTGCGGGCGTCGCCGTTGAGTTGCTGGGCCTGATCCTGTTCGCTCGGACGCAAATCCCCGCGCCGCGTTCAGTCGACTCGTTTGTGGAGCGGAGATATTGAATTCGTTTCCGCCGTTTGATCCCAGAATGATCCTTTGCCTGACCTCTATCTTCTTGATCCCGCTGGCCATAGTGGGACTGGCGCTCATGAACGCCGGGTTGGGAAGATCGAGGAATGCCGCCCACTTGCTGGTTTCGACGCTCGGGGTGCTCTCAGTCGCGGTAGCCGTCTACTTTGTCTGTGGCTACGCCTTCCAGGGTTCACCAGGTCTGGCATCGTACTGGTTCAAGACGGAAGGAAAGCAATGGGACTGGATCGGCGGCGGGAAGTTCTTCTTCCGCGGTGTGGTCTTCGACGGATCGCTCCGCTCCTTGAACCTCCTCTTTCAACTCTTCTGCGTTGGTCTGGCAGCCATGATCCCACTCGGCTCGGGAGGAGGCCGCTGGAAATTAAGCGCTAGTGCAATCTCCTCGGCAGTGCTTGCGGGCTGGACTTATCCCTTGTTCGCGCATTGGGTCTGGGGCGGGGGATGGCTTGCTCAGCTGGGCACGAACTTCGGTCTCGGCCAGGGTTTCGTGGATGTGGGAGGCTCGACGACCATCCATGCGGTTGGCGGGCTGACCGGGCTTTGCGTTGCCTGGATTCTTGGTCCACGCCTCGGCAAGTACAGTCCGCAAGGCATGCCGGCGGCCATCCCAGGCCACGACATGGTGATGGCTGGGCTGGGGTGTCTCCTCGCTTTCGTCGGCTGGCTCGGATTGAACTCCGCCGGAGCGGTATTGTTCGCGAATATTCCTCTCAGCCAGGTTGTTCTGGTCGGCGTCAACACTGTTTTGAGTACCGCCTTCGCGATTCTTGCTGCTGCCATCTATACCCGGATACGCTTTGGGAAGCCGGACACTTCGCTTTGTATGAATGGCTGTGTCGGCGGCCTGGTAGCGAGCAGCGCCGGGTGCGCCGTATTGGGTCCGCCTACCGCCGCCCTCACTGGCGCTCTTGCCGGGATCCTGGTCGCTGCCTCAGTCGAGTTCCTCGAACTTCGCTTAAAAGTCGACGACCCCGGCGGCTCCATTTCCATGCACGGGGTCTCAGGCCTATGGGGGGCTATCGCAGTAGCCCTGTTTGCTCCGAACCACGCAGGCCAGTGGCTGGCGCAGCTCACGGGCATTGCGACCGTTCTGGGTCTCGTTCTGCCGTTCTCCTATGGAGTTCAGTGGGGAATCGATCGCGTATGGCCAATGCGGGTCTCTCCCGAAGCCGAGCGCCTTGGTCTGGATCTTCACGAACTGGGTGCAGGAGCCTATCCCGAGTTCATGATCCATGGGGACGAGTTCCTCGGCAGCTGAAGCCCCGCCCTAGGGGCTCTTATTTACTTGACATTTCCAACTCTACATATGTAGAGTTGCGGCCATGAAAGCTCGGCTGTCGCCCCAAACGCTGCGCCTCTTCGAAGCTTTCCTCGTCGCTCCGAGCGAGTGGAGGTATGGCTATGACATCAGCCGGAACACGGGTCTGAAGTCTGGCACACTCTACCCGATATTGATGCGGCTTGCAGAACGGGATCTGCTGGAAACCTCCTGGGAAAGCCCGGAGGCGGGCAAGCCGGCTCGACATCTCTACCGGCTGACCCCGAATGGCTTGCAGTTCGCAAGGCAGCATCGCCTCGCTTTCCCCATCGGACATCTCGGTACGGCGGCATTTGGTGAGGGATAGATGTCGGCTATACGGCGAATCACGATCAAGCTCACACGCATCATCCTTCGGCATGCGCCGGCCGATCGCCGTGAGTGGGCGGCCGCAATGGGCGCGGAGGCAGATTCTATCGAAAACGACTTGGCGGCGCTCCTCTGGCTGCTGGGAAGCGCTGTCGCAATTACCAGGATGTCAGGCCACCCTTCTCGGAAGAGATTGAAGGGGATTTCAGACGATATGGAGGGAGCGATGAAAAGCAACCGGCAAAGGGCCTTAGGCATGTTTTCCGGGGTTGGGATCGCGGTGTTGACAGCGCTCTGCGCATTCAGTCTCTTGCAGCTGTTATTCCATTTGATTCCCTCGCTGAATCCGGCGAGTGCTCCCTGGTTAGCGTGGCTGGTCGTCCTCGCTTTGCCGCAGATCGGCTTCTTCGCTGCGGCCACCGCCTTGTGGCAAAAGAGGAGGTCCATGGCACTAGGCATCCTGCTCTCGGCGGTTTTTCTTGGCGCTCACGTTGCGATCCACCTCGCCACGCACGGCGACGGCCAATAAGATCGGGAGGTTCTCATGGCACCTAATTCCGCCCAAACACGGACGAACACCATCGCACCTTGGCTGAATGTCCTCAGAAATGCCAAGGCAGTCGAATTCTACAAGTCGGCTTTCGGCGCCACCGAAGTCTACCGTCACGATGGCGGTGACGGCATCATCGCGCGACTTTCCATTGGGGGAGCAGAGTTCTGGCTCAGTGAGGAAACTTCAGAGGAGGGAAATTCCACACCGGGATCTCCAAACGGCGGCTCGGCCCGAATGATTCTCACGGTAGCCGATCCAGATGCCGTATTTGCCCAAGCTCGTGCGGCCGGGGCGACCGAGGTCTATCCAGTCGGTGAGCAGCACGGCTGGCGAGTTGGACGGCTGGTTGACCCATTCGGTCACCATTGGGAGATTGGCCGACCCTCCGCGTCACAGGACGGAAATCCGAATCAACATTGAGAGGATTCAGAATGACAAAAAACCGTTCTCTCCCCAGTGACACCCTTCTGCCGCACCTTCAATATCGTGATGTTGTCGTAGCGGTTGATTGGCTTGCGCGAACCTTCGGGTTCAGCGAACACTATCGCTATGGTGATCCGGTCAGCGGTGCTCAGATCTTTCTTGGCGATGCGTTCCTCATGTTGAAGAGAGCGCCGGCTGAGGCGCTACCGGCGCAATCCGTCTGTCGAACTCAGAGCCTGACCGTCCTCGTTGACAATGTGGATGATCACTTCGCGCAGACCCAGGCTGCAGGTGGCAATATCGTCGAAGAGTTACACGAGACCATCTACGGAGAGCGGCAATACGGAGTGGTCGACTTCGAAGCTCACCACTGGCTGTTCTCTCAGCACGCCAGCGATCTTAGTCCTGAAGAGTGGGGCGCCACCACGGTGCAAGCTCCTCGCCATACGACCGAAGCGTCGCCGCGCCCCCGGTTTTGCTATATCGAGATCCCGGCAACTCATGTCGCCGAGTCCATGGCGTTCTACGAGAAGCTCTTCGGCTGGAAGATCCGGCGTCGCGATAGCGATCGTCCTACATTCGACGATGCGCCGGGAAACATCAGCGGAACCTGGGTTCTTGGCCGCGAAGTGGCCATGCAGCCCGGTCTACTGCCGTATATCTGGGTAGACAGCATCGACGAAACGCTGGGATTGGCGGTCGCCTCGGGTGGTGAAGTTGTCTCGATACGAGCAGAGGATGCGAGCGGCGGCGTCATGCGGATCGCCACCTTCCGTGATCCGGCAGGCAATGTGGTAGGTCTTTTTCAGGAAGACTCCCGATCCTAAAAGTCGGCTGCGCGGGCTTGACAAGAGTCCAACGGAGTTGGAACGCCGACTATCGCTCGGCCACCCACATCAGAAGACCGAAGATCACGATCGGGATGAGGGCCAGACCGGCATAGAGCATGGCCTTCTTCTGCCATGGTTCGCGACGCTGCTTCCAGTCCTTGAGCGCCGCTCGATCCTCGATGCCGACCTCCTCGGGATGAGCGAGATCATGGGCGAACTCTCGCGCATTGGGATAGCGGTGTTGCGGATCGCGCTCCATTGCGCGATAAACAATCTCCTGCAGCTCCGGAGAGATAGAAGGGTCATGCACCCGGGGCGGGACGGGATTGTTAAGCAGGCGCTCGTTCATGATGGAGAAGGGATTCGGGCCATCAAAGGGCAGCTTCCCCGTTAGCATTTCATACAGCATCACACCCACGGCGTAGAGGTCGCTCCGGGCATCGCCGCGCTTTCCCTTCACCTGTTCCGGGGAGATGTAGTTCGGCGTCCCCATTACCTGGGTCAGCTTGGCGAACGTCAGCCGCCGGACTCCTTCCCGACCGGCAAGTCCGAAGTCAATCAACTTGATCTTGTCTCCAGGATGTTCCGGGTCTCCGGGAACAACCATAATATTTTCCGGCTTCAGGTCGCGATGGATCACGCCGTGACGATGGATGTAGTCGAGCGCGGCGAGGATTTCCCGAGTGATGCTGACTGCGCGCTCTGGGGGCAGTTTGGGGTGTTCGGAGAGGATGTTCCGTAACAAGCGGCCATCGACCCATTCCATCACCATGTAAACCTGGCTGCGCTCGGAATCCGATGCGGGCTTGATTACCTTCATCACCCCAGGATGGTCCATGGTTTGTCCAATCTGCTCTTCCCGCTTGAAGCGGTCGTAGAAGAGCGGGTCAGACTCCATCTCAGGATGGGGAATTTTGATCGCAACTTTACGGCCATCGTTTAAGTCGGTGGCGCGGAAGATGGAAGCCATCCCGCTGCGGGCAACAAGTTCTTCAATCCGGTAATGATCGAGTTGGTCGCCGGCATGAATGGCATTCATGGAATGGGCATTTTCGGCAATTTGTACAGTCTTCCGCGGTACATGCCGACGCTCTCCACGGCGCGAATACGGATCAATTGAACACTGACATTATCGCTGCCGTCCCGAGCGTTCGCAAGCGCCACCAGCTCGGCCGCAGCGCTCTCCAGTTCGACCGACGGGCTTAGTATGCCGGTCATATCGGCAGGCGCGACCGAGCGGTGGAGTCCATCGGAACAGAGCAGAAGGGTATCTCCAGGAATGAGCAGATGATCGCCGGTGTCGACGCTCACAAACATCTCGTTTCCGAGCGAACGGCTCAGTAAGTTCGCCGTAGTCGCGGCCGCAGCCTGCCGGGCGCTCAGGATGCCCCTACCCAGTTGCTCGTTGGCGATTGTGTGGTCGCGGGTGAGCCCAGTGACGCGCCCGCGCCGGATCAAGTAAGCGCGAGAATCACCAACGTGGGCGACCACGGCGCGGTCATAGCGGATTGCGCAGGCGACAATGGTGGTCGCGATGGACCCTGCAGGAAGGCCGGATCCTGCTGCTTCAAAGACGCGCTGGTTTGCTCTTTGGATAAGCCGCGGAAGAGCAACGGTGAGTGCTTCGCTTGAGGAGATTGAGGGTAGGCCGGTAAGCAGGGTCTCGATGGCGATTCGGGAGGCTATTTCTCCGCCGGCTTGTCCACCGACGCCATCGGCTACGGCAAAGCACCAACCTCGCGCTTCTGCTTCCTCGGGAGTCGCCGGCTGATAAGACCCGCAATAGTCTTCGTTTTGGTCGCGGCTGGGGCCGGTGTCCGAAAATTCTGCGAATTCAAGATCGAGCATGGACGCTTAGAGCAGAAGTATATGTGCCGGAATGTGGTGCTGTATGTTTCCTCGGGGAAGGGCACACAGCCCTGAGGGTCCGCATGAGGAGTAGCTGTGCTTCCGCCTAGACGCTGCTGTTGCTCGTAACTCGCTCCTGAATCAAGGTCGATCTGCCCGTCTTCCTGCTTGAGCGGAGGAAGTAGATACCACCATAAATCGCCCAGACTGCCGCTATCCCCAGCGCGTAGAGCGGCTCTCGCTTAGATCCATACCCCATAAACGGCCCGATGAGGTAGAAAGCCATGCAGGCCAGGTTCGCGAACAGGCCAAACAGGGGGATCGCCAAGTGGAGGATGGGATTGAATTTCGGGTGGCGGTGAAAAGCCACCATGCAAGTGATGCAGCTCAACATGTACAGGACGAAGGTTCCGAAATTCGAAGCCAGCGTCACCATCAGCAGGGTGTTCGGCAGAGCAGCGAGCCGGTCATGCGAAAAGTAGCCGAAGCTCGAGAAAATGCCATGAGGAAGCGCCTGAATCGTAGCATCGGTCGGAGCGCTGGCATCGCCAAAGACTACGGCGACGGCAACGCAGCCTACGATCGCGGAGATCGTCGCCAGCGTCCAGATGGCGCGATGAGGCGTGAGGTTCTTGCTGTGCAAGGCGCCCAAATGTCCGGATAATTCCCTATCCTTGCCCATTGCGTAAGTGACTCGCGCGCCCGTATTCATGCAGGAAAGGGTGGTTCCGATAAGGGCGAGGAAGACCGTGAACGCCTCAATCAGCATGAAGGCGCGCCCATGGCCCTGCCCAAACAACGCATCGCCAACCATAATCATCATGTCGCCGATTGGCGCGGCCGAGCTGGTGGCGCTCTGCATCGTATAACCGCTATTCAGAAAATAGTTGGCACAGAAATATTCGATTAGATAGCAAAAGGCCCCTTGGACAAGCAGCGAAGTGACTACGGCAATGGGAACATCCCGCTTGGGATTCTTCGCTTCTCCGCCCATGGCGGTGACCGACTCAAAGCCGACCAGGATCAGGATGGCCACTGTCGCCTGGATGAACGCCCAGGCAACGCTATGAACGGCGATCACGGATGTTGGAGTCGGATGGGTAAGGAAGTTTCCTTTGTCGTCGGTAGTTGGGTAGCTGATATGGTACGGAACGATTTTGCCGGCTCCATCGACTTTCGGCTGCGGTGTTCCTGAGGAGTCACGGACCACAGTCTCTGTAGTCGCGCCATTGACGGTTGCGCTGGTGGTGGCGAACTCGTAGTTGTAGGCCTCGCCCTTGGTCGCATCGAACTGGTAAGCAATGCTTCCTGGAGGGTGATGGAGGCGGTAGCCGAGCGCCATTACCGAGAAGATGATCAGAGCAGCGATCTGAACAAAATTGATGACCACGTTTACCGAAGTCG includes these proteins:
- a CDS encoding glutamine synthetase family protein — protein: MSIEIRNFLTLSYEELEEKNLAAKEQRKNRVAADKIQEERLKYLTDEKRIKAVTVLFSDLEGRLHMLDYDKKFLVKSYDNLTFDGSSIRGFTAQKESDLRLGIDWSAFYWVPADILGSGKIFVFGQVIDKQGGPYSGDLRSVLRAYADKLYAEKGFTLNAANEIEGFLFAGRDAERHFHQTGRFDYVNTGGYYHSLPGDPLRTFIDSAAEVQRALGFENEKDHPEVAPSQFEINYSYGEVVAAADQIQLYKLLCRQIATGLGFTASFLPKPVVGVNGSGMHTNMSITKDGINLFWDAEGQEQLSAFGWEFVDRILTRGSDLCLPLNSSVNAYRRLDPHFEAPNQIKASATDRGSMVRIPIGNSKSMRVEVRSVGPDANPYLALYSLFRTGLDGDISTIKNLRSANRYLPDNIYTALEDFRGSKWVSTILGDDVKDRFADLKQGSADRCPRLLGTFVKAPEVQYHHEVYNQYLWNWF
- a CDS encoding APC family permease, with product MATNPTPEMRKSLGVTGLTMNAMALIAPGAFLWLTFYIQATTGSTAPSMWMGIVVALLLCLSTAICYAEMAKIYPGTGSSYYFAEQAFLNHHGAWRYARLSKFIVGWGSHLYYWIYPGVMVATMGILCGYVVGTLRPDLMSASNPGPLFMMLIAVVFSFLIAYIAHRGISGATSVNVVINFVQIAALIIFSVMALGYRLHHPPGSIAYQFDATKGEAYNYEFATTSATVNGATTETVVRDSSGTPQPKVDGAGKIVPYHISYPTTDDKGNFLTHPTPTSVIAVHSVAWAFIQATVAILILVGFESVTAMGGEAKNPKRDVPIAVVTSLLVQGAFCYLIEYFCANYFLNSGYTMQSATSSAAPIGDMMIMVGDALFGQGHGRAFMLIEAFTVFLALIGTTLSCMNTGARVTYAMGKDRELSGHLGALHSKNLTPHRAIWTLATISAIVGCVAVAVVFGDASAPTDATIQALPHGIFSSFGYFSHDRLAALPNTLLMVTLASNFGTFVLYMLSCITCMVAFHRHPKFNPILHLAIPLFGLFANLACMAFYLIGPFMGYGSKREPLYALGIAAVWAIYGGIYFLRSSRKTGRSTLIQERVTSNSSV
- a CDS encoding PP2C family protein-serine/threonine phosphatase, with the translated sequence MLDLEFAEFSDTGPSRDQNEDYCGSYQPATPEEAEARGWCFAVADGVGGQAGGEIASRIAIETLLTGLPSISSSEALTVALPRLIQRANQRVFEAAGSGLPAGSIATTIVACAIRYDRAVVAHVGDSRAYLIRRGRVTGLTRDHTIANEQLGRGILSARQAAAATTANLLSRSLGNEMFVSVDTGDHLLIPGDTLLLCSDGLHRSVAPADMTGILSPSVELESAAAELVALANARDGSDNVSVQLIRIRAVESVGMYRGRLYKLPKMPIP
- a CDS encoding serine/threonine-protein kinase; its protein translation is MNAIHAGDQLDHYRIEELVARSGMASIFRATDLNDGRKVAIKIPHPEMESDPLFYDRFKREEQIGQTMDHPGVMKVIKPASDSERSQVYMVMEWVDGRLLRNILSEHPKLPPERAVSITREILAALDYIHRHGVIHRDLKPENIMVVPGDPEHPGDKIKLIDFGLAGREGVRRLTFAKLTQVMGTPNYISPEQVKGKRGDARSDLYAVGVMLYEMLTGKLPFDGPNPFSIMNERLLNNPVPPRVHDPSISPELQEIVYRAMERDPQHRYPNAREFAHDLAHPEEVGIEDRAALKDWKQRREPWQKKAMLYAGLALIPIVIFGLLMWVAER
- a CDS encoding YheT family hydrolase, whose product is MADLLASSPGIPVGAFQPRRILRNGHVMTITGNYIPRQHQLPPGEPWFVEVEPASEERRSTVVRCDCDWQAKEVRRERLTLVLVHGLEGSSRSQYILGTASRAWAAGCNVVRMNMRSCGGTDELSPGIYHSGRSEDVAAVVDGLVREHGLQSVALVGYSMGGNLVLKYTGEAGTAAPAQLRAAVGISPLMDLAASSKALHELRNRVYEWKFLHNMLRRFRKKVALFPELYSEEGLERIRSMRDFDQNVVARYGGFADADDYYQSVASSRVADRFAVPTLIIHALDDPFIRMLASTRETLLGNELVTFVETQYGGHCAFLSPDSGSDRHWAEKTLVQWLLALDDPSRGDNATAVANELASGRQSGQ
- a CDS encoding ammonium transporter, translating into MNSFPPFDPRMILCLTSIFLIPLAIVGLALMNAGLGRSRNAAHLLVSTLGVLSVAVAVYFVCGYAFQGSPGLASYWFKTEGKQWDWIGGGKFFFRGVVFDGSLRSLNLLFQLFCVGLAAMIPLGSGGGRWKLSASAISSAVLAGWTYPLFAHWVWGGGWLAQLGTNFGLGQGFVDVGGSTTIHAVGGLTGLCVAWILGPRLGKYSPQGMPAAIPGHDMVMAGLGCLLAFVGWLGLNSAGAVLFANIPLSQVVLVGVNTVLSTAFAILAAAIYTRIRFGKPDTSLCMNGCVGGLVASSAGCAVLGPPTAALTGALAGILVAASVEFLELRLKVDDPGGSISMHGVSGLWGAIAVALFAPNHAGQWLAQLTGIATVLGLVLPFSYGVQWGIDRVWPMRVSPEAERLGLDLHELGAGAYPEFMIHGDEFLGS
- a CDS encoding PadR family transcriptional regulator gives rise to the protein MKARLSPQTLRLFEAFLVAPSEWRYGYDISRNTGLKSGTLYPILMRLAERDLLETSWESPEAGKPARHLYRLTPNGLQFARQHRLAFPIGHLGTAAFGEG
- a CDS encoding VOC family protein → MTKNRSLPSDTLLPHLQYRDVVVAVDWLARTFGFSEHYRYGDPVSGAQIFLGDAFLMLKRAPAEALPAQSVCRTQSLTVLVDNVDDHFAQTQAAGGNIVEELHETIYGERQYGVVDFEAHHWLFSQHASDLSPEEWGATTVQAPRHTTEASPRPRFCYIEIPATHVAESMAFYEKLFGWKIRRRDSDRPTFDDAPGNISGTWVLGREVAMQPGLLPYIWVDSIDETLGLAVASGGEVVSIRAEDASGGVMRIATFRDPAGNVVGLFQEDSRS
- a CDS encoding VOC family protein, with amino-acid sequence MAPNSAQTRTNTIAPWLNVLRNAKAVEFYKSAFGATEVYRHDGGDGIIARLSIGGAEFWLSEETSEEGNSTPGSPNGGSARMILTVADPDAVFAQARAAGATEVYPVGEQHGWRVGRLVDPFGHHWEIGRPSASQDGNPNQH
- a CDS encoding DUF72 domain-containing protein, producing the protein MTIHIGTSGWAYPSWKPEFYPPKLAAKKFLEYYAAQLNSVEVNYTFRQLPSEKMLSGWMAATGPGFTFSFKAPQRITHFARLKNCREALEQFYLALAPVIEAKRLGIVLFQLPPNFKANAELLEEFLSGAQRAPLRLAFEFRHESWFRDEIFDILKRHQAALSGAESDELESPDVLTASFRCYRLRKSDYSAADLDRLVTETKARARDGDVFLYFKHEEAPTGALNAVRLLRRVEED